In the Candidatus Eisenbacteria bacterium genome, CCCGGACAACGTCGAACGGGGAGAGGCCGTTTCGGATTTCACCCTCGACCTGGCTGACGAGGTGCATCACGTGCGAGTAGCGCTCCACCTCCATGAAGCTCGTCGCCCGCACGCTTCCCACGCGCGCGATCCGCCCGACGTCGTTTCGGCCGAGGTCGACCAGCATCACGTGTTCGGCGCGGTCCTTTTCGCTCGCGCGGAGCTCGCGCTCGAGCGATTCGTCCTCCGCGCGGGTGGCCCCGCGGTGGCGGGTCCCGGCGATCGGGCGGAGCGCGATTCTCGAGCCCGATACGCGCACCAGGACCTCCGGCGAGGAGCCGGCGATGGCGCGTTCCCGGTTCTTGAGAAAGAACATGTAGGGCGAAGGGTTCAGGATCCGAAGCGCGCGATAGACATCGAACGGGCTGACCGGCGCCTCCGCGTCCAGCCGGTGCGCCAGCACGAGCTGGACGGTATCGCCGGCCCGGATGTGCTCCTTTGCTCTCTCGACGCCGGTCATGTAACGCTGCTCGCCCATATTGCTTACGAACGTCACCTCGCTCGACGCAGGAGGGGGTTCCGGGGTCGCCGGCGGAAGCCCCCTGAGCCTCGCCACCATCTCATCGATGGTGGCTACCGCCTCGCGATACTTCCGCTCGGGCTGTCCGTCGGGACGGCTGTTGACCACGAACCGAAGCCTGTGGCGGAAGTTGTCGAAGACCAAGACTACCTCCGGGAACACGAAATGGAGGTCCGGCTGGGCGAGGTCGTCGGGGAGCGAGGACGGGAGCCGCTCGAGAAAGCGCACATAATCGTATCCGATCAGACCCACCGCGCCGCCGCTGAAGGGGGGGAGCCCCGGCACGTCCGCGGCGCGCACGTCGCTCAGCAGTGATTCCAGGACGGAAAGCGGATCCCGGCTTTCCATCCGCTCCGTGCGCTCGTCCCGCCGGATCTCGACTTCGGTCCCTTTCGAGCGGAACTCGAGCCCGGGTCGGAAGCCCAGGATCGAGTAGCGGCCCCAGTTCTCACCGCCTTCCAAGCTCTCGAGAAGAAAAGACGCATCTCCTCGGTCCAGCTTGGTGAACGCCGACACCGGCGTGTCCAGGTCGGCGAGAATTTCCCGCGTGACCGGCACGAGGTTCTTCTCGCGGGCCAGCTCGACGTATTCGGCGAGGGGCGGACGGGTCATGCGCCTCTCGATGCCGCCCGGCGGGCTCTCGGGGACGGAACGCTCGCCCCGTCTCGAACCGCATCGAGGAGCTCCCGGGCCTGCCGGCGGGTCGTCTCGGTGACACGCGCTCCGGCGAGCAGCCGCGAGATTTCCTCCTCGCGGTCCTTCCCCGTCAACATGCGTACGCCGGTGGTCGTGCGGCCGCGCGTGGACGATTTGACGACCTCGAAATGGCGCGTCCCATGGGCGGCGATCAGAGGCAGATGGGTGATGCAGAGCACCTGGCGGCGGCTCGCGAGCGCGCGGAGGGTCCGGCCGACTTCCTCGCCCACAGCTCCTCCGATTCCTTGGTCGACCTCGTCGAACACGAGGACCGCGACCCGGTCCCGCTCCGCCATCAAGGATTTGACCGCGAGCATGACTCGGGAGAGCTCGCCTCCCGACGCGATCCGACGCAGCGAACGCGGGGGCTCGCCCGCGTTGGGCCGGAACTGAAATTCTAGGCCCGGGATCGCGGCAGGGTCAATCGCGGGCCGGTTGCGCGGGTCGTCCGACTCGACGAGCGCGATCGAGAGCGACGCCTTTTGAAATCCGAGCTTCTGGAGCCGGGCTTCGACGTCCCGCTCGAAGCGGGCGGCCTCGCGCCTTCGTTTGTCGACCAACGCATCGACTTCCCTCCCGAACTCCACCATCCGCTGCTGGAGCGCCGCGTCGCGCGAGTCGAGGCCCTGTCCTCCCGGATCGAAAGCGCGGGACCGCGCCCAGAGCGAATCGCGGAGCTCCATGAGGCCCGGGAAATCGGTCCGGTGTTTCCGCTTCAGGCGGTGGATCAAATCCAGCCTCGTCTCGAGCTGATCCAACGGCAGCGGCTCTTCGAGCGCCCGCGCTTCCACGCCTTCGATCCTCGCGGCCAGATCGCGAAGCGAGTCGAGGAGCGACTCCGCCTGATCGGCGAGCGCGCCTTGGTCCGGAACCGTCGAGGCGAGCGAGCGGAGCATGCGCGCCGCGCGCCGGACGAACCCTTCGGCAGCCCCCTCCTCGGCGGCGAGCGACTCCCGCGCGGTCCGAAGCGATTCGAGCATCCTCTCACGCTGGCGGAGCCGCTCGCGCTCCTCGTTGAGCCGCTCTTCTTCACCCGTCTCGAGCGAAGCATCGGAAAGCTCCGCGAGATCTTCGCGCAGGCGCTCCTCGTCGGCCCGGTCCCGCTCCCACGCGGCGCGGTCCGCCCGGAGGGCGCGCTCCTCCTCGACGATCGCGGCCCGGTCGCGCTCGAGCGCCGTTCGCGCCTCCAGCACGCCCGCCCAGGCGTCGTAGAAATCGGCTTGGCTCTCGGCGCGGAGCAGGAGCTGATGCTCGTGCTGGCCGTGGAGATCGACGAGAAGATCGCCCAGCTTGCGAAGCTGTGAGATCAAGACCGTGCGCCCGTTCACAAGCGCCCGGTTCCTGCCGTCACCCGTCAGCTCGCGGCGCACGATGACGCAGTTCTCTTCCGGCTCGATCTCG is a window encoding:
- the trpE gene encoding anthranilate synthase component I, whose product is MTRPPLAEYVELAREKNLVPVTREILADLDTPVSAFTKLDRGDASFLLESLEGGENWGRYSILGFRPGLEFRSKGTEVEIRRDERTERMESRDPLSVLESLLSDVRAADVPGLPPFSGGAVGLIGYDYVRFLERLPSSLPDDLAQPDLHFVFPEVVLVFDNFRHRLRFVVNSRPDGQPERKYREAVATIDEMVARLRGLPPATPEPPPASSEVTFVSNMGEQRYMTGVERAKEHIRAGDTVQLVLAHRLDAEAPVSPFDVYRALRILNPSPYMFFLKNRERAIAGSSPEVLVRVSGSRIALRPIAGTRHRGATRAEDESLERELRASEKDRAEHVMLVDLGRNDVGRIARVGSVRATSFMEVERYSHVMHLVSQVEGEIRNGLSPFDVVRACFPAGTVSGAPKKRAMELIEEMEPARRGAYAGAVGYFDFHGNADFCIAIRTATFERGRIHCGVGAGIVADSDPEAEWLETRNKGRAVEEAVRLASRGFDS
- the recN gene encoding DNA repair protein RecN, translating into MLTWLSIQGLALVDRIELSFDPALNVLTGETGAGKSLILGSVALLLGERADPDWLRAGEDRGFVEGNFDLGGRPDLLEAVRALEIEPEENCVIVRRELTGDGRNRALVNGRTVLISQLRKLGDLLVDLHGQHEHQLLLRAESQADFYDAWAGVLEARTALERDRAAIVEEERALRADRAAWERDRADEERLREDLAELSDASLETGEEERLNEERERLRQRERMLESLRTARESLAAEEGAAEGFVRRAARMLRSLASTVPDQGALADQAESLLDSLRDLAARIEGVEARALEEPLPLDQLETRLDLIHRLKRKHRTDFPGLMELRDSLWARSRAFDPGGQGLDSRDAALQQRMVEFGREVDALVDKRRREAARFERDVEARLQKLGFQKASLSIALVESDDPRNRPAIDPAAIPGLEFQFRPNAGEPPRSLRRIASGGELSRVMLAVKSLMAERDRVAVLVFDEVDQGIGGAVGEEVGRTLRALASRRQVLCITHLPLIAAHGTRHFEVVKSSTRGRTTTGVRMLTGKDREEEISRLLAGARVTETTRRQARELLDAVRDGASVPSPRARRAASRGA